A genomic region of Fibrobacter sp. contains the following coding sequences:
- a CDS encoding FAD-binding oxidoreductase yields the protein MLIIDGQNIIKERYSDLLVDESKSSGGIPSKIFFPENTDDLLSIISKSSRLNQPLRLIGSHTGTSAGAVPDDNEWVISFSRMNHIESVAINSEGEIILKCEPGVTIDGISEFLSDPGSFLYKIPGQQFLSPGSHFYPPDPTETTAQLGGTVATNASGARSFRFGATRCSIYALSIITPNAETFTLTRGITVNPHKGFEIITNQGSKVVIPPFSYQSPQTKNAAGYYSRAPMDPIDLFIGSEGTLGIFSSITIKLKKAFGIIAGCTFFKSLENAFLFTDFLRRENGVISIEFFDESALKFIDGYRNRMAEPIPDFPDSCTHAILWEFAESEPGSFQNKFESWESFLNSCDSSFDNTWSGMEPAEIERLKRFRHTLPESINSTVSSFKNNCPSIRKIGTDTALPAHCFASVYQEYLSLIKENNLHYAAFGHLGDYHIHINLLPSNEDELKTALDVYDSMMELTVKNGGTISAEHGIGKLKCKYLEKMYGKAAIDEMKTIKRAIDPQWRLNRGTIF from the coding sequence ACAGTGATCTTCTTGTCGATGAATCCAAATCATCAGGCGGTATCCCATCAAAAATTTTCTTCCCTGAAAACACAGATGATCTTCTTTCAATAATTTCGAAATCTTCCCGGTTAAACCAACCCCTGCGATTAATTGGAAGCCACACCGGAACTTCCGCAGGAGCTGTACCCGATGATAACGAGTGGGTAATATCCTTTTCACGAATGAATCACATCGAAAGTGTTGCAATCAATTCTGAAGGAGAGATAATACTAAAATGTGAACCAGGTGTTACAATTGATGGAATATCAGAGTTTTTAAGTGATCCAGGTAGCTTTCTGTATAAAATACCTGGACAGCAGTTTTTAAGCCCTGGTTCTCATTTCTATCCTCCTGACCCTACCGAAACAACCGCACAACTGGGAGGCACTGTAGCAACCAATGCATCAGGTGCCAGATCATTCCGGTTTGGCGCTACAAGATGCTCTATTTACGCTTTATCGATCATCACACCAAATGCCGAGACCTTTACTTTGACAAGAGGTATTACGGTAAATCCACATAAAGGATTTGAAATAATAACCAATCAGGGAAGTAAAGTTGTTATCCCGCCATTTTCATATCAATCTCCTCAGACAAAAAACGCCGCGGGATATTATTCCAGAGCACCGATGGATCCTATTGATCTGTTTATTGGAAGTGAAGGAACTCTGGGAATTTTTTCCTCAATTACAATAAAACTGAAAAAAGCCTTTGGTATCATTGCCGGATGTACATTTTTTAAATCATTGGAAAACGCCTTTCTTTTCACAGACTTTTTGCGAAGAGAAAACGGTGTGATTTCGATAGAATTTTTCGATGAAAGTGCCTTAAAATTTATTGATGGTTACAGAAATAGAATGGCAGAACCAATACCGGATTTTCCTGATAGCTGCACTCATGCAATACTTTGGGAATTTGCTGAAAGCGAACCCGGTTCATTTCAGAATAAATTTGAGTCATGGGAGTCTTTTCTAAACTCTTGTGATTCCTCTTTTGACAATACCTGGAGCGGAATGGAACCTGCGGAAATTGAAAGGCTGAAAAGATTCCGTCATACACTCCCTGAATCAATCAATTCTACTGTTTCATCTTTTAAAAACAATTGTCCATCAATCAGAAAAATAGGTACCGACACCGCGCTTCCTGCACACTGCTTTGCATCTGTTTACCAGGAGTACCTCAGCCTGATCAAGGAAAACAACCTTCATTATGCAGCCTTTGGTCATCTTGGCGATTACCATATACACATAAATCTATTACCTTCAAATGAAGATGAGCTGAAGACCGCACTTGATGTGTATGACAGTATGATGGAACTTACTGTCAAAAATGGAGGTACAATTTCGGCTGAGCATGGTATAGGGAAACTGAAATGTAAATATCTGGAGAAGATGTACGGGAAAGCTGCAATTGATGAAATGAAAACAATCAAGCGAGCAATTGATCCTCAATGGAGATTAAACAGGGGAACTATTTTCTAA
- a CDS encoding CoA-binding protein, whose protein sequence is MSKKVVILGASNKPDRYAYKALRMLREYGYDVVPVNPVLDEIEGVEVKHSLDEVENNPDTLTVYVRPERLETVADKIIRVHPRRVILNPGTESDTLEKRFRDEGIEVLRACTLVLLRTRQF, encoded by the coding sequence ATGAGTAAAAAAGTTGTGATTCTGGGAGCCAGTAATAAACCAGACAGGTATGCTTATAAAGCATTAAGGATGCTTAGAGAATACGGGTACGATGTTGTGCCGGTCAATCCTGTCCTGGATGAGATCGAGGGTGTAGAGGTAAAACACTCACTTGACGAAGTAGAGAATAACCCGGATACACTGACGGTTTATGTGCGCCCTGAGAGACTGGAGACGGTGGCAGACAAAATAATCAGGGTTCATCCCAGGCGTGTAATTCTAAACCCTGGAACCGAATCAGATACTCTGGAAAAGAGGTTCAGGGATGAGGGGATTGAAGTCCTTAGAGCCTGTACACTGGTTCTGTTACGGACAAGACAGTTTTGA
- a CDS encoding glycogen/starch/alpha-glucan phosphorylase: protein MRETTKEKKSKSVPESRNPVKWYIHYKGMSADDIRRGFLNNLEYSIAKDKYSLTPYDQFLSMSYTVRERLIERWIASRQQYHNNNVKRIYYLSMEFLLGRLLGDNIMNLKLTEACEQASRDLGLELEEMIDQEHDAGLGNGGLGRLAACFLESMATLKLPAVGYGIRYDFGIFNQKIMNGNQHELPELWLQYRNPWEIERPEYKVTIKYYGKTMYFNEPNGGLRITWIDTEDVIALPYDIPIPGYGVNNVNTLRLWSARATDEFNLQYFNDGDYIGACQDKISSENISKVLYPNDNNVSGKELRLKQQYFFTSASLQDIIRRYLQSNKDFSAFPDKVAIQLNDTHPSITIVELMRLLMDEHKMGWNEAWDITTRTFAYTNHTLMPEALEKWPVSMMKKLLPRHVEIIYEINARFLRQVSYKYPGDTDRLRRMSIIEEGPEPQIRMAYLAIVGSHSVNGVSQLHTQLLSNGLVKDFHDMWPNKFNCKTNGVTQRRWLYKSNPSLRDLICSKIGTGWITRLDELKRLEQYADDPEFQKKWMEAKQVCKQEFVNKIRKWEGMKISPDMMFDVHVKRIHEYKRQLLKALHCIALYKRIKNGEKDIVPRAILFAGKAAPGYYMAKLIIKFINNMSGIINNDPDTKGLLEVHFLPNYRVSLAEYVIPAADISEQISTAGTEASGTGNMKFALNGALTVGTMDGANIEIMEQVGKDNIFIFGLLANEVDELKYRGYNPWDYYNKNAELKNVVDLISSGFFSPEEPHLFMPIYDYLMKHGDRYMVMADFQSYMDCQSHVENIYQNDKAAWARKSILNVANMGKFSSDRAIEEYANEIWDVKPVDVTLD from the coding sequence ATGAGAGAAACAACAAAAGAGAAAAAGAGTAAATCGGTACCAGAGAGCCGTAATCCGGTAAAATGGTATATCCATTATAAAGGAATGAGTGCTGATGATATTCGCCGGGGTTTTCTGAACAATCTGGAATACAGTATCGCCAAGGATAAATACAGCCTTACTCCATACGATCAGTTTCTGAGTATGTCCTATACGGTAAGAGAACGTCTTATTGAGAGATGGATTGCCAGCCGTCAGCAGTACCATAACAATAATGTGAAGCGGATATATTATTTGTCAATGGAATTTCTGCTGGGAAGACTTCTGGGTGATAACATCATGAATCTCAAGCTTACTGAGGCCTGTGAGCAGGCATCGCGTGATCTCGGGCTTGAACTGGAAGAGATGATCGATCAGGAGCATGATGCCGGGCTGGGAAATGGTGGTCTGGGAAGGCTTGCAGCCTGTTTTCTGGAATCGATGGCAACACTGAAGCTTCCTGCTGTTGGTTACGGAATAAGATATGATTTCGGAATTTTCAACCAGAAAATCATGAATGGTAATCAGCATGAGCTTCCTGAGTTATGGCTTCAGTACCGTAACCCCTGGGAAATCGAGCGTCCTGAATACAAGGTTACAATCAAGTATTATGGGAAAACCATGTACTTTAACGAACCCAATGGTGGTCTGCGTATAACCTGGATTGACACAGAAGACGTTATCGCGCTTCCCTACGACATTCCGATTCCGGGATACGGAGTAAACAATGTAAATACTCTCCGTCTGTGGTCTGCACGTGCTACCGATGAGTTCAATCTTCAGTACTTCAATGACGGGGATTATATAGGTGCCTGCCAGGACAAAATAAGCAGCGAGAACATCTCCAAAGTGCTCTACCCCAATGATAACAATGTTTCCGGGAAAGAGTTGAGGCTGAAACAGCAGTATTTCTTTACATCTGCATCACTGCAGGATATAATCCGCAGGTATCTGCAATCAAATAAAGATTTCTCGGCTTTTCCGGACAAAGTTGCGATTCAGCTTAATGACACTCATCCGTCCATAACGATAGTTGAACTGATGCGTTTGCTTATGGATGAGCACAAGATGGGATGGAACGAGGCCTGGGATATCACCACACGCACATTTGCCTATACAAATCATACTCTCATGCCTGAAGCACTTGAGAAGTGGCCGGTGAGCATGATGAAAAAGCTGCTTCCGAGACATGTGGAGATTATTTACGAGATCAATGCCAGATTTCTGCGTCAGGTTTCTTACAAATATCCCGGTGATACTGACAGACTGCGTCGTATGTCAATAATCGAGGAGGGGCCTGAACCGCAGATCAGGATGGCATATCTCGCGATAGTCGGATCTCATTCGGTTAATGGAGTTTCACAGCTCCATACCCAGCTTTTATCAAACGGGCTGGTGAAAGATTTCCATGACATGTGGCCGAATAAGTTTAACTGCAAGACAAACGGAGTGACCCAGAGGCGCTGGCTCTACAAATCCAACCCATCGCTCAGGGATCTTATCTGCAGTAAAATAGGAACGGGATGGATTACCAGGCTCGATGAGCTCAAACGTCTGGAACAGTATGCCGACGATCCGGAATTTCAGAAGAAGTGGATGGAGGCCAAGCAGGTCTGCAAACAGGAATTTGTAAATAAAATCCGTAAATGGGAAGGGATGAAAATCAGCCCTGACATGATGTTTGATGTTCATGTAAAGAGAATTCACGAATACAAGCGGCAATTGCTCAAGGCACTGCACTGTATTGCTCTTTACAAGAGAATAAAGAACGGAGAGAAAGATATCGTACCACGTGCGATCCTGTTTGCGGGTAAAGCTGCGCCCGGCTATTACATGGCAAAACTTATAATAAAATTCATAAACAATATGTCCGGTATTATCAATAACGATCCGGATACAAAGGGTCTGCTCGAAGTGCATTTTCTTCCCAATTACCGGGTTTCTCTTGCAGAGTATGTGATTCCTGCAGCGGATATCTCTGAACAGATTTCCACAGCCGGTACGGAGGCCTCGGGAACAGGAAACATGAAATTTGCTCTTAACGGTGCATTGACAGTAGGGACAATGGACGGGGCAAATATCGAGATCATGGAGCAGGTCGGAAAAGACAACATCTTCATCTTTGGTCTTCTGGCCAATGAGGTTGATGAATTGAAATACAGAGGTTATAATCCCTGGGATTACTACAATAAAAATGCGGAACTGAAAAATGTGGTAGATCTCATTTCATCTGGGTTTTTCAGTCCTGAGGAGCCACATCTGTTCATGCCTATCTACGACTACCTCATGAAGCACGGGGATCGTTACATGGTTATGGCTGATTTCCAGTCGTATATGGATTGTCAGTCACATGTGGAAAATATTTATCAGAATGACAAGGCTGCCTGGGCCAGGAAGTCAATACTCAATGTGGCCAATATGGGTAAATTCTCCTCAGACAGGGCAATTGAAGAGTATGCGAATGAGATATGGGATGTAAAGCCGGTCGATGTGACACTTGATTAG
- a CDS encoding PTS transporter subunit EIIA → MTSLIFQLGTIVILSRIGGLFFEKIKIPTVLGELILGVIIGPYLLGQIPLPGFPEGLFPLRGLDSIPISDNLYGIATVASIILLFVSGLETDISLLLRYSLAGTLIGIGGVIFSFFFGAGVGYFFLHKPFFDTTNLFLGVISIATSVGITARILSEKRKMDSPEGVTIMAGAVIDDVLGIILLAVITGVAAAKGKGNLETPSVQLIAIRAFLVWIGFTATGLLMAGHINRFLKRFHSNAAIAVFSLGMAFMLAGIFEKAGLAMIIGAYIMGLTLSKTDLSFSIHEALSTLYSFFVPIFFVVMGMMVNVREMADTQVLIFGLAYSVTAILAKVAGCALPSLFLNFNKLGALRIGVGMVPRGEVALIIAGIGISSGLINQTLFGATVVMTLITTLFAPPLLSLLLKGRSGVRKEFKKRTTVTTDFDFSAPELIELMNMKIVQYFSGEGFYVHTVKIGNNSVHEFRKENISITATVHGNSISFETDRKDVLFVKTIVYESLLQLHSIINKARNFLQPENIKKGLTEVQARKDLDVSINFNPSCVINDLKSTTKDEIIKELISVLHKNKLLENSTDALDSVMQREKTMSTGMQHGVAIPHGRTDAVSRITIAAGISKKGVDFQSLDGAPSHIFVLVLSPLKVVGPHIQFLASLSAALNDEDFRKRLLSARNREEIYSIFQTKLS, encoded by the coding sequence ATGACCAGCCTCATATTTCAACTGGGAACAATAGTTATACTCTCCAGAATCGGCGGTTTGTTTTTTGAAAAAATAAAGATCCCAACTGTTCTGGGAGAACTGATCCTTGGGGTGATAATCGGCCCCTATCTCCTTGGCCAAATTCCTTTACCTGGTTTTCCAGAGGGTCTGTTTCCGCTTAGAGGACTTGATTCTATTCCAATATCTGACAATCTCTATGGAATCGCAACTGTCGCATCTATAATTCTTCTTTTTGTATCCGGTTTGGAAACTGACATCTCCCTTCTACTACGTTATTCGCTTGCAGGTACTCTTATCGGAATCGGCGGGGTCATCTTCTCTTTTTTCTTCGGTGCTGGTGTGGGGTATTTCTTTCTCCACAAACCTTTTTTCGACACCACGAATCTTTTTCTTGGAGTGATCAGCATCGCTACCTCAGTAGGAATTACTGCCAGGATCCTTTCTGAGAAAAGAAAAATGGATTCACCCGAAGGGGTGACTATCATGGCCGGAGCTGTCATAGATGATGTGCTCGGGATTATACTTTTAGCTGTAATCACTGGAGTCGCTGCCGCGAAAGGTAAAGGAAATTTAGAAACTCCCAGTGTTCAACTCATAGCTATCAGAGCTTTTCTGGTCTGGATCGGCTTTACTGCTACCGGCCTCCTGATGGCCGGGCATATTAATCGTTTCCTTAAACGATTTCATTCAAACGCTGCTATTGCAGTGTTTTCTCTTGGAATGGCTTTCATGCTGGCAGGAATTTTCGAAAAAGCAGGACTGGCCATGATTATCGGTGCCTATATCATGGGTCTGACCCTCTCAAAAACAGACCTTAGCTTCTCAATCCATGAGGCACTCTCAACTCTCTACTCTTTCTTTGTTCCCATCTTCTTTGTTGTAATGGGAATGATGGTTAACGTTAGAGAGATGGCTGACACACAGGTTCTCATTTTCGGATTGGCCTACTCTGTTACCGCAATACTCGCTAAAGTCGCAGGATGTGCCCTGCCATCACTGTTTCTGAATTTCAACAAGCTTGGTGCGTTAAGAATTGGAGTAGGTATGGTTCCAAGAGGAGAAGTCGCTCTCATCATTGCCGGAATTGGCATCTCCTCCGGATTAATCAATCAAACCCTCTTTGGAGCCACAGTAGTCATGACCCTTATCACCACTCTCTTCGCTCCACCCCTGCTTAGTCTTCTGCTTAAAGGAAGAAGCGGAGTCCGGAAAGAGTTTAAAAAACGGACAACTGTAACCACCGACTTTGACTTTTCTGCCCCGGAACTTATAGAATTGATGAATATGAAAATTGTCCAGTACTTTTCAGGTGAGGGATTCTATGTGCACACTGTAAAGATTGGAAATAACTCAGTTCACGAGTTCCGTAAAGAAAACATCTCTATCACCGCTACTGTACATGGCAATTCCATATCATTCGAAACAGACAGGAAAGATGTCTTATTTGTTAAAACAATCGTTTATGAATCTCTGCTGCAGCTCCATAGCATCATCAATAAAGCCAGAAACTTCCTTCAACCGGAAAACATTAAAAAAGGATTGACCGAAGTCCAGGCCAGAAAAGATCTTGACGTTTCAATAAATTTCAACCCCTCCTGTGTCATAAACGATCTGAAATCCACAACCAAAGATGAGATAATAAAGGAGCTTATTTCTGTTCTGCATAAGAATAAACTGTTGGAAAACAGCACGGACGCCCTGGATTCTGTAATGCAAAGGGAAAAAACAATGAGCACTGGAATGCAGCATGGAGTAGCAATACCGCATGGAAGAACTGATGCCGTTTCCAGAATCACTATTGCCGCTGGTATATCAAAGAAAGGAGTAGATTTTCAATCTCTTGATGGTGCTCCCTCTCACATTTTTGTCCTCGTACTCTCTCCTCTGAAAGTTGTCGGACCCCACATCCAGTTTCTTGCCAGTCTCAGCGCTGCACTCAACGATGAGGATTTCCGGAAAAGACTTTTGTCGGCCAGAAACAGAGAAGAAATCTACTCCATATTTCAGACAAAATTATCATAA